GCGAGGCGCCGCCCACCCCAGCCTCGGCCCGGGCACCTTGCACGGCTCGCTGATCACCGGCGGGGTGGGGGAGTCCACCATCCCGGCGTCCTGCGTGCTGACCATCGAGCGCCGCACGTTGCCCGGACAGACCCTGGCCGACGTCGAGGCCGACATCGAGGACCTGCTCGCCGGATGCCGCGCCGCCGACGCCGGCCTTGAAGTCAGCGCTCGCACCACCCTGGCCCGCGAGCCGTTCGAGGTCGCCGCGGGCAGCGCCATCGAGCGCGCCGTGGTCGCGGCGACCGAGCGGGTGCTGGGCCGGCCGGCGCCGGTCGGCGGGGTCAGCTACTGGGCCGACGCGGCGTTTCTCTCAGCGGCCGGCATTCCCACGGTGCTGTTCGGTCCCAGTGGCGACGGCGCCCACGCCCAGGTCGAGTGGACCGACCTGCCCAGCACGGTGGCCTGCGCCCGTGCGCTCACCGCCGCCGCGATCGAGTTCTGTCGCTGACGTGACAGACCCGCACTGGTATTCCCGCCCCGCTGCCCGATCCTGGCGTGCTTCGCCGGCCCGGGCTGCGCTCACGCCGGCGTTCCACTCCAGGTTGCCCGGTTACGCCGCGACCCCGCTGGTGGAGGTCCCCGCGCTGGCCGAGGAGCTCGGCGTGGGCCGGGTGTTCGTCAAGGACGAGTCATCGCGGCTCGGGCTGCCGGCCTTCAAGGCCCTCGGCGCGTCCTGGGCGATCGCCCAGATCCTGGCCACCCGCGGGCAGCTGAGCGGCCCGCTGACCCTTGAGGCGCTGCGCTCGGCCGCGGCCGCCGATCCGATCACCTTGATCACCGCCAGCGACGGCAACCACGGCCGGGCCGTCGCCCGGATGGCGGCGATGCTCGGGCTGCCCGCGCAGGTGTTCCTCCCGCAGATCGTCTCCGCGGGCGCGGTGGCGGCCATCGCCGCCGAGGGCGCGCAGGTCACCGCCGACGCCGGCACCTTCGACGCGGCCGTCGAGCAGGCCGCGGCCGCGGCAGCCGGCCGCGGCGACGCGGTGCTGGTGCAGGACACCGGTTGGGCGGGCTATGAGCAGGTTCCTGGCTGGATCGTCGAGGGTTACGCGACGCTGCTTGCCGAGACCGACGCCCAGCTCGCCGATGCCCGCGCCGGCCGGCTCGGGCTGATCGTCGTTCCGATGGGTGTGGGATCACTGGCGCAGGCAGTCCTCACCCATCAACGCAGCGCGCCGGCGCCGGCGCCGGCGGTGCTGGGCGTGGAGCCCGTCACCGCCGCGTG
This is a stretch of genomic DNA from Jatrophihabitans sp.. It encodes these proteins:
- a CDS encoding diaminopropionate ammonia-lyase, translated to MTDPHWYSRPAARSWRASPARAALTPAFHSRLPGYAATPLVEVPALAEELGVGRVFVKDESSRLGLPAFKALGASWAIAQILATRGQLSGPLTLEALRSAAAADPITLITASDGNHGRAVARMAAMLGLPAQVFLPQIVSAGAVAAIAAEGAQVTADAGTFDAAVEQAAAAAAGRGDAVLVQDTGWAGYEQVPGWIVEGYATLLAETDAQLADARAGRLGLIVVPMGVGSLAQAVLTHQRSAPAPAPAVLGVEPVTAACVLRSLLTGAATTITTAPTVMVGLNCGTPSQLAWPVLQAGLDAAVAIADDAAEQAVTDLAAHGVSSGPCGAATLAGARAALTGAGADRRRAELDIGADSVVVLLSTEGRDSTRR